From Symphalangus syndactylus isolate Jambi chromosome X, NHGRI_mSymSyn1-v2.1_pri, whole genome shotgun sequence, the proteins below share one genomic window:
- the ATXN3L gene encoding ataxin-3-like protein isoform X1: MDFIFHEKQEGFLCAQHCLNNLLQGEYFSPVELASIAHQLDEEERMRMAEGGVTSEEYLAFLQQPSENMDDTGFFSIQWFNLNSLLAGPELISDTCLANFLARLQQQAYSVFVIKGDLPDCEADQLLQIISVEEMDTPKLNGKKLLKEKEHRVYKTFLEKVLEESDESGTSDQDEDFQRALELSRQEANREDEDLCRATELNMQGSSRNTSQDLPKTSCVTPASEQPKKIKEDYFEKHQQEQKQQQQQSDLPGHSSYLHERPTTSSRAIESDLSDDINEDTVQATVDTVLEIMRKNLKIKGEK; the protein is encoded by the exons ATGGATTTCATCTTTCATGAGAAACAAGAAGGTTTCCTGTGTGCTCAGCACTGTTTGAACAATCTACTGCAAGGAGAATATTTTAGCCCTGTGGAATTAGCCTCAATTGCACATCAGCTAGATGAAGAAGAGAGGATGAGAATGGCAGAAGGAGGAGTCACCAGTGAAGAGTATCTCGCATTTTTACAGCAGCCTTCAGAAAACATGGATGATACCGGTTTCTTCTCCATTCAG TGGTTTAACTTGAATTCTCTCTTGGCGGGTCCAGAATTAATATCAGATACATGCCTTGCAAATTTCTTGGCTCGATTACAACAACAAGCGTATTCTGTATTTGTTATCAAGGGTGATCTGCCAGACTGTGAAGCTGACCAACTCCTGCAGATCATCAGTGTCGAAGAGATGGATACACCAAaacttaatggaaaaaaattactaaaagaaaaagagcataGAGTCTATAAAACATTCCTTGAAAAAGTGTTAGAAGAAAGTGATGAGTCTGGAACATCAGACCAAGATGAGGATTTTCAGAGGGCCCTTGAACTAAGTCGCCAAGAGGCCAATAGAGAAGATGAAGATCTCTGCAGGGCTACTGAGCTAAACATGCAAGGTAGTTCCAGAAACACATCACAAGACCTTCCAAAGACATCATGTGTAACTCCTGCTTCAGAACAGccgaagaaaataaaagaagactaTTTTGAAAAGCATCAGCAGGAAcagaagcagcagcaacaacagtcAGATCTGCCAGGTCACAGTTCATATCTACACGAAAGGCCAACAACAAGTTCGAGAGCAATTGAGAGTGATCTCAGTGATGACATCAATGAAGACACGGTACAGGCCACTGTCGACACCGTTTTAGAAATTATGAGAAAGAATTTGAaaatcaaaggagaaaaataa
- the ATXN3L gene encoding ataxin-3-like protein isoform X2, translated as MDFIFHEKQEGFLCAQHCLNNLLQGEYFSPVELASIAHQLDEEERMRMAEGGVTSEEYLAFLQQPSENMDDTGFFSIQGDLPDCEADQLLQIISVEEMDTPKLNGKKLLKEKEHRVYKTFLEKVLEESDESGTSDQDEDFQRALELSRQEANREDEDLCRATELNMQGSSRNTSQDLPKTSCVTPASEQPKKIKEDYFEKHQQEQKQQQQQSDLPGHSSYLHERPTTSSRAIESDLSDDINEDTVQATVDTVLEIMRKNLKIKGEK; from the exons ATGGATTTCATCTTTCATGAGAAACAAGAAGGTTTCCTGTGTGCTCAGCACTGTTTGAACAATCTACTGCAAGGAGAATATTTTAGCCCTGTGGAATTAGCCTCAATTGCACATCAGCTAGATGAAGAAGAGAGGATGAGAATGGCAGAAGGAGGAGTCACCAGTGAAGAGTATCTCGCATTTTTACAGCAGCCTTCAGAAAACATGGATGATACCGGTTTCTTCTCCATTCAG GGTGATCTGCCAGACTGTGAAGCTGACCAACTCCTGCAGATCATCAGTGTCGAAGAGATGGATACACCAAaacttaatggaaaaaaattactaaaagaaaaagagcataGAGTCTATAAAACATTCCTTGAAAAAGTGTTAGAAGAAAGTGATGAGTCTGGAACATCAGACCAAGATGAGGATTTTCAGAGGGCCCTTGAACTAAGTCGCCAAGAGGCCAATAGAGAAGATGAAGATCTCTGCAGGGCTACTGAGCTAAACATGCAAGGTAGTTCCAGAAACACATCACAAGACCTTCCAAAGACATCATGTGTAACTCCTGCTTCAGAACAGccgaagaaaataaaagaagactaTTTTGAAAAGCATCAGCAGGAAcagaagcagcagcaacaacagtcAGATCTGCCAGGTCACAGTTCATATCTACACGAAAGGCCAACAACAAGTTCGAGAGCAATTGAGAGTGATCTCAGTGATGACATCAATGAAGACACGGTACAGGCCACTGTCGACACCGTTTTAGAAATTATGAGAAAGAATTTGAaaatcaaaggagaaaaataa